GTTGATGAGTTCTTGAAGTATAAAAATGAAGCAGATCCGTTGACCGCATTGGTGAAGGCGGGTGCAGGAGATATATTCCAGTTCGTAGATGAGAAGTGatattaaaatattaaatatagatACGGGATTTTTCTTTGGTTAAAAACAATGGTTTACAAGTGGACAGGAAAGGGACAAGAACAAAAACCCACACGTCTCTGGACTGCCTACGGCATCTTGGAAGAAAAAAATGATNNNNNNNNNNNNNNNNNNNNNNNNNATTCaccggttgcccttttcttgtggcaacaggtcacaaatcttgctgctgtgattgcacagtgtggtatttcacccaatagatatgggagtttatcaaaatgtaatttgttttcgaattctttgtgggtctgtgtaatctgagggaaatatgtgtctctaaaatggtcatacatttggcaggaattcttggttggtgagcagaccccagacctcccaaccataaagggcaatgggttctataactgatttaagtatttttaaccagatcctaattggtatgtcaaattttatattccttttgatggcatagaaggcccttcttgccttgtctctcagatcgttcacagctttgtggaagttacctgtggtgatgtttaggccaaggtaggtatagtttgttgtgtgctctagggcaacattgtctagatggaatttgtatttgtggtcctggcaactggaccttttttggaacaccattattttggtcttactgagatttactgtcagggcccaggtctggcagaatctgtgtaAAAGATCTAGGTTCTGctctaggccctccttggttggtgacagaaacaccagatcatcagcaaatagtagacatttgacttcagattctagtagggtgaggccgggtgctgcagagtGTTCTactgccctcgccaattcgttgatatatatgttgaagaaggtggggcttaagctgcatccctgtctcaccccacggtcctgtgggaagaaatgtgtgtgttttttgcctattttaaccgcacacttgttgtttgtttacatggattttataatgttttatgtttttcccccaacaccactttccatcaatttgtatagcagaccctcatgtcaaattgagtcgaaggcttttttgaaatcaacaaagcatgagaagactttgcctttgttttggtttgtttgtttgccaattagggtgtgcagggtgaatacgtagtctgtcgtacagtaatttggtaagaagacaatttgacatttgctcagtacattgttttcactaaggaaatgtacgagtctgttgttaatgataatgcagaggattttcccaaggttgctgttgacgcatatcccacggtagttattggggtcaaatttgtctccactaaggatgatgttaaagagttttagtataatcatttggaatttgttgtctgtatatttgatcatttcattaaggataccatcaacaccacatgcctttttgggttggagggtttttattttgtcctgtagctcattcaaggtaattggagaatccagtgggttctggtagtctttaatagttgattctaagatttgtatttgatcatgtatatgtttttgctgtttgttctttgttatagagccaaaaagattggcaaagtggtttacccatacatctccattttggatagataactcttcgttttgttgtttgtttagtgtgttccaattttcccagaagtggttagagtctatggattcttcaattacattgagctgatatctgacgtgctgttccttctttttccatagtgtatttctgtattgttttagtgattcaccatagtgaaggtgtagactctgctctctctgtctctctacatctctctctgtctctctacgtctctctgtctttctacgtctctctctgtctctctctgcctctctctctccatgtctctgtctctctctgtctctctgtctctgtctgtctctatctgtctctgtctctgtctttctctctctctctgtctctctctgtctctctctccccctcccccagacTGAATTCCTACTCAGGGAAACTAGAAAGAAGCATAGAAGAAAAAAAGCCTCTTTAATCATAATGGTTGATATGTGGTGTGTAATTTGGTGCTGGGTGGGATGAAAATAAAACCCATTCACAGCCGTACTCTGCCTACGCCTCCCACCcctcacatgtgtgtgtgtttgtgtttgtgtttgtgtgtgtgtttgtgtgtgtgtgtttgtgtgtttgaatgcgtgtgtgtgtgtgtgtgtgtgtatcggtgCATGCGTGCgagtgtgcgcatgtgtgttgtgtgtttgtttgtgtgtgtttgtgtgtgtgttgttttgtgtatgtttgtgtgtgtgtgtttgtatacatgtgtgtggtgttgtgtgtgtgtctgtgtgtgtgtgtgtgtatctgtgcgtgcgtgggtgtgtggCTCAGATGCACTCAGACTCAAACACATGCAATATGTTAGCTTGCTGGCATTTCTCTGAAGAGATGTCTGTTTCTAGTTTTCCTCTCCATTACAAGCCAGCTATAGCTTCTGTTCTTCATACATGTGACACACATGTGATTTGCTTTTGGTCATTTATGTActtgtttatttatgtatttattcatgtatttatgtattcatttatttattctttcattcattcatttctatctatctatatatcagtggtggaaaaatacccaattgtcatacttgagtaaaagtataaataccttaatagaaatttactcaagtaaaagtgaaagtcacccagtaaaatactacttaagaaaaagtctaaatgtatttgttttaaatttacttaggtatcaaaagtaaatggaattgctcaaatatattaagtatcaaaagtaaaggtacaaaccatttcaaattccttatattaagcaaagcagacggtaccattttcttgtttttaaaatgtatggatagccaggggcacaatccaacactcagacattatttacaaaagatgcctTTGTTTTTAGTGAGTTCGCCAGACCTTAGggagtagggatgttctcttgataagtgtgtgaatttcacaattttcctgtcttgctaagcattcaaaatataacgagtaatttgggttgtcagggaaaatgtatggagtaaaaaatacaatcttttctttaggaatgtagtgaagtaaaagtaaaagttctcaaaaatataaatactaaagtaaagtacaagataccccaaaaaacgacttaagtagtactttcaagtatttttacttaataagtactttacaccactgatattTATTATTGTTCATTCTTTCGTTCATTCGTTTGTTTATTCATTAATTCATTGTTTCAGTCATAGGGACAGGAGATTGTCCATGTGAACTGGCCAGGAGAAACTCCTGACCCAACTCTAAGGCCCTCACCATCCCCCTCAGTCTACCAGTCAGTCATTATCCACCTCGGTCTACCAGTCAGTCATTATCCCCCTCAGTCTACCAGTCCCTCATTATCCCCTCAGTCTACCAGTCAGTCATTATCCCCATCAGTCAACCAGTCCCTCATTATCCCCCTCAGTCTACCAGTCAGTCACTATCCCCCTCAGTTTACCAGTCAGTCATTATCCCCCTCAGTCTACCAGTCAGTCATTATCCCCTTCAGTCTACCAGTCAGTCATTATCCCTCTTAGTCTACCAGTCAGTCATTACCCCCTCAGTCTACCATCAGCACTATCCCCCTCAGTCTACCAGTCAGTCACTATCCCCGTCAGTTTACCAGTCAGTCATTATCCCCCTCAGTCTACCAGTCAGTCATATCCCCTTCAGTCTACAGTCAGTCATTATCCCTATCAGTTCTACCAGTCCCTCATTATCCCCCTCAGTCTACCAGTCAGTCATATATCCCCTTCAGTTTACCAGTCAGTCATTATCCCCTCAGTCTACCAGTCAGTCATTATCCCCTTCAGTCTACCAGTCAGTCATTATCCCCCTCAGTCTACCAGTCAGCCACTATCCCCCTCAGTCTACCAGTCAGTCATTATCCCCTCAGTTTACAGTCAGTCATTATCCACCTCGGTCTACCAGTCAGTCATTATCCCCCTCAGTCTACCAGTCAGTCACTACCCCCCTCAGTCTACCAGTCAGTCATTATCCCCTCAGTCTACCAGTCAGTCACTATCCCCCTCATTTACCAGTCAGTCATTATCCCCCTCAGTCTACCAGTCAGTCATTATCCCCTTCAGTCTACCAGTCAGTCATTATCCCTCTTAGTCTACCACTCAGTCATTACCCCCCTCAGTCTACCAGTCATCACTATCCCCCTCATCTACCAGTCAGTCACTATCCCCGTCAGTTTACCAGTCAGTCATTATCCCATCAGTCTACCAGTCCCTCATTATCCCCCTCAGTCTACCAGTCAGTCACTATCCCCCTCAGTTTACCAGTCAGTCATTATCCCCCTCAGTCTACCAGTCAGTCATTATCCCCTTCAGTCTACCAGTCAGTCATTATCCCCTCAGTCTACCAGCAGTCACTATCCCCCTCAGTTACCAGTCAGTCATTATCCCCCTCAGTCTACCAGTCAGTCATATCCCCCTCAGTCTACCAGTCATCATATCCCCCTCAGTCTACCAGTCAGTCACTTTCCCCTCCGCTAACAGTCAGTCATTATCCCCCTCAGGCTACCAGTCAGTCACTTTCCCCTCCGTCTAACAGTCAGTCATTATCCTTCTCAGTCTACCAGTCAGTCATTATCCCCCTCAGTCTACCAGTCAGCCATTATCCCCTTCAGGCTACCAGTCAGTCACTTTCCCCTCCGTCTAATAGTCAGTCAGACCACTGTAGTTTTACTGTAGTATGAAGAGTGGAATGATTATGTAAAATAAGTGTTGTTTGACAAGAGAGAAAGTAGCCAGAGAAGTTGTTTTTTTTACGTTAGAGAATGTAAGAGGCATGACGCAAAGCTATCCAGACTGtcgtactgtggtgtgtgtgtgagcattgtGTGTGTCAGCCATTTCACTGCAAGTTTCAGACGGTTTGATTTTCCAGATAATTTACTGTACTGACTTCATTTAACCTTTACTGATCCAGAACTGATCCAGAACTGATCCAGGAACTGATCCAGGAACTGATCCTCTTTAGACTTCCCCTTTAATGCTACTGATATAATGCTGCTGGTCTGACAAGACAGTATAACTGTAGACCTATGTGACAAAGTGTTATGAGTTTGACTCCTGTACTCGAGTTTATAGTATGTGTTCACTGTAAGAAGTGCATGACTACAGTATGACTTTAAAAGGAGGGTTAGTATAAAGCATATCTTCTCTGTGTGTTTGGTCCTGATTCTCCTTCTCTTTGACAAGAGctaaaacagagagacagagaggaatgtGTGTTTGACTGGGTGGGCTGTGGAGCTATAAACACtaactctctctgtccttcatctacacctctctctatctctccccctatctccctctcccccctctctcctcctcctcctcctacctcccCTTTAAccatcccccctctcctcacctctctccccccaacccctcccctctctcccccaccatcctctcctccccatctctctctctcccctcctttcctccaccCTCACCCCCCTCCAGGCCAGGAGTGTTTCAACTCTCGCTCCCTGGCCCTCCAGGCACAGAAGAAGATCCTATCCAAGATGGCGACCATGGCGGTGGCCAACCTCCTGACGGACGACGTCAGCAGTGAGATCCTGGACGAGCTGTACAAGGCCAGCCGGGAGTTCACCAAGAGTAAGAAGGAGGCCCACAAGATTGTCAAAGACGTCATCAAGATCGCCCTGAAGATCGGCATCCTGTACCGCAACCACCAGTTCAGCCCGGACGAACTGGACACGGTCGAACGCTTCAAGAAGAAGATGAACCAGGCGGCCATGACGGCGGTCAGTTTCTACGAGGTGGACTACACGTTCGACCACCGCATTCTGTCAGAGTTGCTGCTGGAATGCCGGGATCTTCTGCATGCGCTGGTGGAGCAGCACCTGACCCTGCGGTCGCACACTCGCATCGACCACGTGTTCAACCACTTTGCCCACGGGGAGTTCCTGGCCGAGCTGTACGGAGACGGAGAGGAGTACAGACTGTACCTGAGGAAGATCTGCAACGGGATCAACAAACTGCTGGACGAGGGAACGctttaacctctgacccctgatcTCTTACCTCTCAACTTTGACCTGACATTTGaccctgctcctcccttcctattaCTCAATCTCCATGGTTGCGGCTCAATAATCCCCCCATTCCcatgaagtgtgcacttgttcacttcccttcatggatttgaaaggaaatgattgGTATATGGAACCTCCTTGTAGCCCATACCTACACTAATCCAATATTTTTACATTAGTTGGAGTAGCAaatgagtgcacacttcaggaagaaggagatattattgggacacactcctcctcttcctccggtCTCTCTACGGATCTGctttccctcctcttctcattccttCTCTTTTTTTAAATCCGCTCCTGATCTGTTCTGTTCTACCTTTAACCTTATTTTTCCTCCTgttctcccacttcctcctctcttttctctcttcctgttctcccacttcctcctctcttttctctcctcctgttctcccacttcctcctctcttttctctcctcctctcccacttcctcctctcttttctctcctcctctccaacttcctcctctcttttctctcctgccctgatctctcttttatTCTACTGAGCTTCCTGGACTCCTTGTTTCTCTCCTTATTCTCctgctcctcttctttcctctccttgtttctctCCTTATTCTCCTGCTCCTCTTCTTTACTCTCCTTGTTTCTCTACTTATTCTCCAGctcctctactttcctctccttgtttctctccttattctcctgctcctcttctttcctctccttgtttctctCCTTATTCTCCTGGctcctctactttcctctccttgtttctctCCTTATTCTCCTGGctcctctactttcctctccttgtttctctccttattctcctgctcctctccttattcttctgctcctcttctttcctctccttgtttcacTCATTATTTCTATGGAGTTTCCATGACGTTGATGAACTGTATGTATAATTCTAAGATATTTAACTGGTGTCACAACTCTGTTCTGTGAGGTGTTTTCTctacatccttctccctctccctctccctctccctctccctctccctctccctctccctcaccatcCCCAAAGTTGGTAAGAGTGTGGCACTAGCAAATCCAAGGTAATTGGTTCACTTCCCACAAGGATCATTCACACATATTAAAGACATATTCACTCACAGACATTGTTCGGTTAGTGGCTTTgcataaaagcatctgctaagtgACATATTATATCCTAATAATGTCTAGGAAGTCACTACAGGAGAGTGTGAAAGGGGGGTGGATCACCAGCTTAGCGTCTGATAGGCTATGACTGCGACTGGTCGTTCACATAGCAACGTAGCCCACATAAAACAACAAGACCCATGAGAGACCTGTGAATCAGaagagttttttccctctttggcattcaagAAATCCAAAATCTGTGTTGATTACGTGATGGCAACATTATACGTACTTTATTCCGTAGTGTTCGTACTTATAGCTTTACTGYTCTGAATCAAGGCCAAAAAGAATGATGATGTTTTGTAAATACactgtttgttctctctcctttTGTCATCGTTACTGTGTGTGGGCATCATGATGTCTTATATCaggacctggagtttttcctgaccacgtgACCTTCAttaccaggaaaaactcctgaccGTATAgttctgtatactgtatacatcattaaccaatcacagccaaCCRTCACCATTTCCTGCCTAATACTAAGGCTGGGATTAAATCCTCCACGCACTATAACAATCTTTTAAAGAAGGAGGCCCACAAGATGTTAACCATGAATACGATCTCTGGGAATGTCGGGCGAAGGCCTTTAAAAGCGGCATCGTTGGTTGTATAGTGACCTGCGGTGTAGCACGCCACGGATTGAGGCCTAAATGAATCTTGCAGCTCTGACTGTTAAGGCCTTGATGATAACTCCCTATGGTGTTCTCTGCATTTTCCCTACAgagcagtgttgtgtgtgtgtgtgtatgtgtgtgtgtctgtacacattttactatacttgtgagtacaagaatagtaaaccaactaaAATTCAGGGAATTAGGAATTTTCCGGTCCTCACTTGTAAAATGCCTTTAAGGTTTAGGGATTAGGTTAAGGGTTGTGttaaaattagggttaggggtaggttaAGGGTTACGTTtaagttaggagttagggttaaagttagggttaagttagggtagggattagggttaggttagggttaaggaaaataggataTGAATATTTGTGGtccccaaaaagtcctcacaagtatagtaagacgtaaagtatgtgtgtgtgtgtgccatcatgtgtctgtgtctgtatcctCTCTGCCAGGGTGTAACACGTTTATCTTTTATTAAAGATCCTTATAAATCAGTGCTTGAAGTTTGATGCTTTGTTCAGTTTACATTTTATGACCTGTTACGTACCTCTCATCTGCCCCCTCCACCCATCCTCTCCTTTCCCATCTTTCCCATCCTTTtatcccccttcccctcccctcctcctctcctctcttcactcctcttttccctcctatctctccttccctccctcctattccctcctcctcctccaagtCTCCAGCTGATTCAGGCATCCTACATTACATGAATGATTTGAGAGGCTTGAACTGTGAGAGACaatgagactgagagacagaggatAGAAGAGGACGCAGGACATGAGACTGAGGAGACAAAGGTAAGAAGATAGGACTCAGGACTATTAGACTGAGGAGACAGAGGTAAGAATAGGACCTCAGGACATGGCTTGGTAACACATGCACATCCACGCACGCTCTCTGCTGCTCACAGCACACACTAGCAGGCACAGATACGCCACACAACACCAGAtatgctaaacacacacacttgtagatgacacacacacacacacacacacacacacacacatacacacacacacaccacacaccacacacacacacacaccacacacacaacacacacacacacacacacacacacacacacacacacacacacaacaacacacaaatctaaacaacaacacacagccatGTGGTGTGGGTTTAAATACAAGTAATGAAGCATGGATGAAACACATCCAGTCTTTCCAGACTGGCCTCTGTCTCAGTGACCTCATGAGAGCCCATGCtcagagtcccaaatggcaccctattccctatgtacagAAGTACACTATCTTTGACAAGAGCACAATATCAGAGGAGATGTGACCTCTAGTGGCAGGAAAGTGGAACAGCATAACTGGCTCTACAGATACTTGGTCTtgttccaaattgcaccctatttcctatataggtAGCATGGTGTTTGTAACACCaggtagtgggtttgattactGGGTCCACCCATATGTAACATGACTGTAAGTGGCTttagataaaagcatctgctaaatggcatctaTATTATTTTAGGACATCAGATGAGCGTGACACAGATGATAAGAATGACACCAGTATCTTcgcacaaacccccccccccccacacacacacaccccaatgaTGAAGCTGGTTAGTTAATAAGTCTCTCTTAATATGATTTATGTATCATCAAGTGcattgagaggctggttatgacacacatcaactccattatcccagacaccctagacccactccaatttgcatacgcccaacagatccatagacgacgcaatctaaattgcgctccacactgccctcacccacctacataagaggaataactatgtgagaatgctgtacattgactacagctcagcattcaacaccattgtcccctcaaagctcatcagtaagcttaGGACTCGGGTCTGAACCACtgtccctctgcaattggatcctggacttcctgatgggccgaccccaggtggtgagggtaggcaacaacacatccacactgccctcacccacctaaataagaggaatacctatgtgagaatgttgttcattgactacagctcagcattcaacaccaattCACCAGCTCATTTaccaaatcaattctctgtaattattattacgtgattaactaatcaggtagatgtaattaactaggaagtcggggcaccaaggaaaatattcagattacaaagttataattttcctaatataactttcagatattttaatatctgatcaattagtattctaattaatgaattattctttacctcacgttagtctcattccaaacgtcgtaaattgttggttaacTGCACGAActcagtcttcactatgagtcatccatacatcaattgtctcaatcatttatttattaactaactaaataatcacagaaatgcatgaaCAAACAGTAGATAATTACAAGGAAATGACAGCagagtttccctagtgggataaaccggtatcgcggcttggtggacaaaagggaAGTTGGGGTCGACTGAGATAAAAGACAATTGATAATTAttacaattgaaatgctaatcctttgcacatgaacgctcactcattcgggaataattgcaatcaatcaatatatttacgctcagtgtgtcgtcgtgatctctattggaaagtttgtttctgttggagagtttgtccaccctctctctctctgccgtggttagaatggatagttcagagtaacattcagcaatgttgttatatcacattttatttgtcatatgctccgaatacaacaggtgtagaccttaccatgaaattcttacttacaagctcttaaccaacaatacagttcaagaaatactgttaaggaaatatttattaaataaactaaagtaaaaataaaatagaaagtaacacaataaaataacaataacgaggctatatacagggggtaccggtacaagggggtaccggtacagagtaaatgtgtgggggtacaggttagttgaggacatttgtacatgtaggtagggtgaagtgactatatagatattaaacagcgagtagcagcagtgtacatatAAAGGGGTCAACGTAaacagtccgggtggccatttgattaattgttcagcagtcttatggcttgggggtataagctgttaaggagccttttggaccagcatatacactgctgctactttgtttatcatatatcctgatgcctagtcaactTGCCTCTatatatatctacctctatcactccagtatccctgcacattgtaaatatgctaCTGGAACTGACTATATAGTgtgcttacttactttatcgtGTATTCCTTATTTTtatatgttgtgtgtttttgttctacattgttattgattactgcattattGGGGTTAgcgcttgcaagaaaggcatttcactgtacttggaAAACTTGTTCAGAATATGTCAATACATTAGgcttacatactgtataataaggCTATAAGGAGACAACATGGAAACCATAGgatgactgtcacgttctgaccctacttattgtgttaattgtttgttttagtgggtcaggacgtgagttgggtgggcattctatgttatgtgtttctatgttgggttcatgttaattagcctgatatggttctcatgcagggacaggtgttttacgtttcctctgattgagaaccatatttaggtaggctgttcacactgtttgtttgtgggtgattgttgctgtgtctgtgtttgtgcaccacacggtactgtttcgttttgtttagtctgttcgtgcgttcttcgtgtttatgttagttcgcatgttcaggtctgttgacgtcgtttgttgttttgtagtttgtcttGTATTTTTCGTATTCGTTATTATAAttaaaattcattatgtctacatacctcgctgcgtgttggtccgatccctgcttctcctcttcagacgaagaggaggagagcaaccgTTACAATGACATTCAGCAGAAATGATACAAGGTGTGAATGCCCTCTCtgttactatactatatacacatATAACCATAGTGACAAACACATAACAATTAATTCAAACtgtgagtaacacacacacacacgtatttagctcgtctgtgtacagtgtgtgtctgtgtgttcaagGGTGTAatgctgtgtttgtgggaagggagagggagtagAGTGTTTGGGCTGCAAGAGGGTTAACGTGCATGAAGGGCTGTAAATGGATGTGCCATGGGAAaggtatagagagagggagggagagagagggggggagagagggggggggggagaaagaaaaagCCAGGGTATGGAGTTAGTTTACAGTGCCCAGGAGTCAATGGACTATTATATATACATTATCTGTATCCAGCAACAGAGCAGAGGAAGAATTTAGTGAGTTGTCAGGCTAATGAGAACCAGGGCcttttaaatgttatattatgtttgtgcatctctgagtgatgttttttttcagttcctggggtcatttcatgttttaatgtgtatctgagttattggcGTTCAAGCAGTCAGAAATGTGTCCCGTATGACGTATAATGTTGTACAGTCGCTCTCaccccagctagcaatgaggaatcggcctaGAAGCGGCCCTCTTCCTGGGGgtcggaactgattgaatcgacCCGGAATCAGGTGTcggactcggcccggaatcaaaatgaatgactgcccagaatcggcccaagtagATCGGGCCATTTCCGTCGATCGGAATTCATCCGACTTTGCCGgaatcttaccagaatccccctaGCAAATTtacataaatgtatacaaaattgcccaatttagtaattttaaatatgattattatacattttatacaaacaagttatacccatccacaaaacaacattttgtgtcagaggaaacaccataaaCCTGCgcgtcagcgtgcatgcgcctagcccgccacaggagtcgctacagcgcgatgggacaaggacatcccggccggccaaaccctcccctaactcggatgacgctgggcctcatgggtctcccggtcgcggccggcacgggtctcgaaccagcatctgtagaaacgcagtgcgcgagcgttgcaaataaatatacatatacatgttattcaatcattg
This genomic window from Salvelinus sp. IW2-2015 unplaced genomic scaffold, ASM291031v2 Un_scaffold3395, whole genome shotgun sequence contains:
- the tnfaip8l3 gene encoding tumor necrosis factor alpha-induced protein 8-like protein 3, which codes for MATMAVANLLTDDVSSEILDELYKASREFTKSKKEAHKIVKDVIKIALKIGILYRNHQFSPDELDTVERFKKKMNQAAMTAVSFYEVDYTFDHRILSELLLECRDLLHALVEQHLTLRSHTRIDHVFNHFAHGEFLAELYGDGEEYRLYLRKICNGINKLLDEGTL